In one Myripristis murdjan chromosome 5, fMyrMur1.1, whole genome shotgun sequence genomic region, the following are encoded:
- the hmces gene encoding abasic site processing protein HMCES, with protein MCGRTACTLAPDEVSRACRYRDRKGRLRQPRWRDGDADKYRPSYNKNPQSMSPVLLSKRHFDKSASVDKCVLATMRWGLIPAWFGENDPSKMRYSTSNCRSDGLLVKKSYKEPLLKGQRCVVLADGFYEWRTQDKVKQPFFIYFPQTLGSTGGKTDGPSTPFPHKENVEISCTPEEAAPDLNEEGRETKEWTGWKLLTMAGLFDCWTPPDGGDPLYSYSIITVDASPNLEGIHHRMPAILDGEEEVRSWLDFGEVKSSQAMKLLQPKNILTFHPVSSLVNSTRNNSPECLQPLDLQSKKDVKPKGSSKMMSWLKSSTPSKRKEPSSCETTGEEESKAKTPRKSAGPLQQWLHGASKKPRTK; from the exons ATGTGTGGGAGAACTGCGTGCACCCTGGCCCCCGACGAGGTGAGCCGAGCCTGCCGCTACAGAGACCGAAAAGGGCGGCTCCGACAGCCCaggtggagggatggagatgCGGATAAATATCGACCCTCCTACAACAAGAACCCCCAGTCCATGAGTCCCGTCCTGCTGTCAAAGAGGCATTTTGACAAG AGTGCATCTGTGGATAAGTGTGTGCTGGCTACTATGCGCTGGGGCCTGATACCTGCCTGGTTTGGGGAAAATGACCCAAGCAAGATGCGGTATAGCACCAGTAACTGCCGCAGCGACGGTCTACTGGTAAAGAAATCCTACAAG GAGCCCCTGCTTAAAGGACAGCGCTGTGTCGTCCTGGCTGATGGCTTCTATGAGTGGAGGACACAGGATAAAGTCAAGCAGCCTTTCTTCATCTACTTTCCTCAGACTCTGGGATCCACTGGGGGGAAGACAGATGGTCCCTCGACTCCATTTCCCCACAAGGAGAATGTAGAGATATCCTGCACTCCAGAGGAGGCTGCCCCTGACCTGAATGAG gaaggcagagagacaaaagagtGGACTGGCTGGAAGTTACTGACTATGGCGGGACTGTTTGACTGCTGGACTCCCCCAGATGGTGGAGATCCCCTTTATTCCTACAGTATCATCACTGTGGATGCTTCCCCCAATCTGGAAGGCATCCATCACAG GATGCCAGCAATTCTGGACGGAGAGGAAGAAGTGAGAAGTTGGCTCGATTTTGGTGAGGTGAAGTCTTCACAGGCCATGAAGCTGCTCCAGCCAAAGAACATTTTGACCTTTCACCCCGTCTCGTCACTTGTCAACAGCACACGCAACAACTCCCCGGAGTGCCTGCAGCCACTAGATCTTCAGAGCAAAAAG GACGTGAAGCCCAAAGGCAGCAGTAAGATGATGAGCTGGCTGAAGAGCAGCACACCTTCAAAGAGGAAGGAACCGAGCAGCTGTGAGActacaggagaggaggaaagcaaAGCCAAGACTCCGCGCAAGTCTGCAGGGCCTCTTCAGCAGTGGCTTCATGGAGCCAGTAAAAAACCTCGGACCAAATGA
- the LOC115359162 gene encoding ras-related protein rab7 translates to MTSRKKVLLKVIILGDSGVGKTSLMNQYVNKKFSNQYKATIGADFLTKEVMVDDRLVTMQIWDTAGQERFQSLGVAFYRGADCCVLVFDVTAPNTFKTLDSWRDEFLIQASPRDPENFPFVVLGNKIDLENRQVTTKRAQAWCQSKNNIPYFETSAKEAINVEQAFQTIARNALKQETEVELYNEFPEPIKLDRNERAKPSAETCSC, encoded by the exons ATGACGTCTAGGAAGAAAGTACTACTCAAAGTCATCATCCTCGGAGACTCTGG AGTTGGGAAGACTTCACTGATGAACCAGTATGTGAATAAGAAGTTCAGCAACCAGTACAAAGCCACAATAGGCGCTGATTTCTTGACAAAAGAGGTTATGGTGGATGACAGACTGGTCACAATGCAG aTCTGGGACACAGCAGGTCAGGAGAGGTTCCAGTCTTTAGGCGTCGCGTTCTACCGTGGAGCAGACTGCTGCGTCCTGGTGTTTGATGTGACAGCACCCAACACCTTCAAGACCCTAGACAGCTGGAGGGACGAGTTCCTGATCCAGGCCAGCCCTCGAGACCCAGAGAATTTCCCCTTTGTGGTGCTTGGCAATAAGATCGACTTGGAGAACAGACAG GTTACAACCAAGCGAGCACAGGCTTGGTGTCAGAGCAAGAACAACATCCCATATTTTGAAACCAGCGCCAAAGAGGCAATCAATGTGGAGCAGGCCTTCCAGACTATTGCACGTAACGCTCTTAAACAG GAGACTGAAGTGGAGTTGTACAACGAATTCCCTGAGCCCATCAAGCTGGACAGGAATGAGCGGGCCAAGCCGTCAGCAGagacctgcagctgctga
- the rpn1 gene encoding dolichyl-diphosphooligosaccharide--protein glycosyltransferase subunit 1 gives MTRKMLLVGVSACLVVLAALGSGVSADGLVNEEVKRTVDLSTHLAKITAEILLANPGDSAAHSFTLAVEPDLAPHLAYIGAAVKGDEEEDGSLALQQTTIHGQSGAFFKVQLPSSLAAGAKLRVKVEMVLSHVLKPFPTHITQAERQLVVFQGNHYLYSPYPTRSQTTRVRLASKTVESYTKLGNPSKNDEFIEYGPFRDVAPFSEDTMKIHYENNTPFLTISSITRTIEVSHWGNIAVEETIDLRHTGAFLKGPFSRYDYQRQSDSGISSVKSFKTILPASAQDVYYRDEIGNISTSHLQVLEDSVEVEVRPRFPLFGGWKTHYIIGYNLPSYEYLYTLGDQYALKMRLVDHVYDDQVIDSLTVKLILPEGARNIHVDTPYPIDRMPDQLHYTYLDTFGRPVLVATKNNLVEQHIQDVVVHYTFNKILMLQEPLLVVGAFYILFFTVIIYVRLDFAITKDPAAEVRMKVASITEQVLTLVNKRLGLYRHMDEVVNRYKQSRDTGALNSGRKTLEADHRALTNDISSLQARLKAEGSDLADKVGEVQKLDGQVKELVCRSCQEAERLVAGKVKKEAYIESEKNLASKRQELVSRIDSLLDAL, from the exons ATGACTCGAAAGATGCTCCTCGTCGGCGTCTCCGCTTGCTTGGTGGTTCTGGCCGCGCTGGGCTCCGGGGTTTCAGCCGACGGTCTGGTTAACGAGGAGGTGAAGCGGACGGTGGACCTGAGCACTCATCTGGCCAAGATCACGGCGGAGATCCTGCTGGCCAACCCGGGAGACTCCGCCGCACACAGCTTCACGTTAGCGGTGGAGCCCGACCTGGCCCCGCACCTCGCATACATCGGAGCCGCG GTGAagggtgatgaagaggaggacggCAGTCTTGCCCTCCAGCAAACAACAATCCACGGACAGAG CGGGGCATTTTTCAAGGTGCAGCTGCCCTCCAGTCTGGCAGCGGGCGCTAAGCTGAGAGTCAAAGTGGAGATGGTCCTGAGCCACGTCCTGAAGCCCTTCCCCACACACATCACCCAGGCTGAGCGCCAGCTGGTGGTTTTTCAGGGAAACCACTACCTGTACTCCCCTTACCCCACCCGCAGCCAGACCACCCGTGTCCGCCTGGCCTCCAAGACCGTGGAGAGCTACACCAAGCTGGGCAACCCCAGCAAGAACGACGAGTTCATCGAGTATGGACCCTTCCGTGATGTTGCCCCATTCAGCGAG GATACAATGAAGATCCATTATGAAAACAACACCCCCTTCCTCACCATCAGTAGCATCACCCGCACCATTGAGGTCTCTCACTGGGGCAACATTGCCGTGGAAGAGACCATCGACCTGAGGCACAcaggagccttcctgaaggggCCTTTCTCCCGTTACGACTACCAGCGGCAGTCTGACAGTGGCATCTCCTCTGTCAAATCCTTCAAA ACCATCCTTCCTGCCTCTGCACAAGATGTGTACTACCGGGACGAGATCGGCAACATCTCCACCTCCCATCTGCAGGTTTTGGAGGATTCAGTGGAGGTGGAGGTCAGGCCGCGCTTCCCTCTGTTTGGAGGCTGGAAGACCCACTATATCATTGGCTACAACCTGCCCAGCTATGAGTACCTCTACACCCTGG GTGACCAGTATGCACTGAAGATGAGGCTGGTTGACCATGTGTATGACGACCAGGTCATTGATTCTCTCACTGTGAAGCTCATTCTGCCAGAGGGGGCCAG AAACATCCATGTGGATACACCTTACCCGATTGACCGCATGCCAGACCAGCTGCATTATACGTACCTGGATACCTTCGGCCGGCCAGTGCTGGTTGCCACCAAGAACAACCTTGTGGAGCAGCACATTCAGGACGTTGTG GTTCATTATACCTTCAATAAGATCCTGATGTTGCAGGAGCCTCTGTTGGTTGTCGGGGCCTTCTATATCCTCTTCTTCACTGTAATAATCTACGTACGCCTGGACTTTGCCATCACCAAG GACCCAGCAGCCGAGGTGCGTATGAAGGTGGCCTCCATCACAGAGCAGGTGCTGACTCTGGTCAACAAGCGGCTGGGTCTGTACCGCCACATGGACGAGGTGGTCAACCGCTACAAACAGTCACGTGACACTGGAGCTCTCAACAGCGGCCGCAAGACGCTGGAGGCCGACCACCGCGCTCTCACCAATGACATCAGCTCCCTGCAAGCCCGCCTCAAGGCTGAAGGCTCCGATTTGGCAGATAAG GTTGGGGAGGTGCAGAAGCTGGACGGCCAGGTGAAGGAGCTGGTGTGTCGCTCCTGCCAGGAGGCGGAGCGCCTCGTCGCTGGCAAAGTCAAGAAGGAGGCCTACATCGAGAGCGAGAAGAATCTGGCCAGCAAGAGACAAGAGCTTGTCAGCCGCATCGACAGTCTGCTGGACGCCCTCTAA